A window of Gammaproteobacteria bacterium contains these coding sequences:
- the glyA gene encoding serine hydroxymethyltransferase, which produces MFSIEMSISGYDDELWQAIENEARRQEDHIELIASENYASPRVMEAQGSVLTNKYAEGYPGRRYYGGCEYVDVAEQLAIDRVKKLFGADYANVQPHSGSQANAAVYFALLEPGDTVLGMSLAHGGHLTHGAKVSFSGKLFNAVQYGIDQDTGLIDYDEVERLAVEHKPKMIVAGFSAYSQVVDWQRFREIADKVGAYLMVDMAHVAGLIATGHYPNPTQIADVTTSTTHKTLRGPRGGIILAKSNPEVEKKLQSMVFPGTQGGPLMHVIAAKAVAFKEAMEPGFTDYQGQVVVNAKAMAKVFMDRGYDVVSGGTENHLFLVSLIARGLTGKDAEEALGQAHITVNKNAVPNDPQKPFVTSGLRLGTPAVTTRGFTEQECVDLAGWMCDILDDLGNAEVIDRVRGQVAELCARRPVYGA; this is translated from the coding sequence ATGTTTTCCATTGAAATGAGTATTTCGGGTTATGACGATGAGCTGTGGCAGGCGATCGAGAACGAGGCGCGCCGCCAGGAAGATCACATCGAACTGATCGCCTCCGAAAACTACGCAAGCCCCCGGGTCATGGAGGCGCAGGGCTCCGTGCTGACCAACAAGTATGCCGAGGGTTATCCCGGCCGGCGCTATTACGGCGGCTGTGAATACGTCGACGTGGCAGAGCAGCTCGCCATCGACCGCGTGAAAAAGCTGTTCGGCGCCGATTACGCCAACGTGCAGCCGCATTCCGGTTCGCAGGCCAACGCCGCGGTGTATTTCGCGCTGCTGGAGCCCGGCGACACCGTGCTCGGCATGAGTCTGGCCCACGGCGGTCATCTGACCCACGGCGCCAAGGTCAGCTTCTCCGGCAAGCTGTTCAACGCAGTGCAGTACGGCATCGACCAGGATACCGGCCTCATCGACTACGACGAAGTCGAGCGTCTGGCCGTCGAGCACAAGCCCAAGATGATCGTGGCCGGCTTCTCCGCCTATTCGCAGGTGGTGGACTGGCAGCGTTTCCGCGAAATCGCCGACAAGGTCGGTGCCTATCTGATGGTGGACATGGCGCACGTGGCCGGCCTGATTGCGACGGGTCACTATCCCAATCCGACCCAGATCGCCGACGTCACCACCTCGACCACCCACAAGACCCTGCGCGGCCCGCGCGGCGGCATCATCCTCGCCAAGTCCAATCCCGAGGTCGAGAAAAAGCTGCAGTCGATGGTGTTCCCCGGCACCCAGGGTGGCCCGCTGATGCACGTCATCGCCGCCAAGGCCGTGGCCTTCAAGGAGGCCATGGAGCCCGGCTTTACCGATTACCAGGGCCAGGTGGTGGTCAACGCCAAGGCCATGGCCAAGGTCTTCATGGACCGCGGCTACGACGTGGTGTCCGGTGGTACCGAAAACCATCTGTTCCTCGTCAGCCTGATCGCCAGGGGACTGACCGGCAAGGATGCGGAGGAGGCCCTCGGTCAGGCCCATATCACCGTCAACAAGAACGCGGTCCCCAACGATCCGCAAAAGCCCTTCGTGACCAGCGGCCTGCGTCTCGGCACACCCGCGGTGACCACGCGTGGTTTCACCGAGCAGGAATGCGTCGACCTGGCCGGCTGGATGTGCGACATCCTGGACGACCTGGGCAACGCCGAGGTCATCGACCGCGTGCGCGGGCAGGTGGCGGAACTCTGCGCCCGCCGGCCGGTGTACGGAGCGTAA
- the nrdR gene encoding transcriptional regulator NrdR, translating into MRCPFCSHPDTRVIDSRLASDGDQVRRRRECEGCGERFTTYEAAELNLPRVVKRDGTREPFKEDKLRAGMLHALEKRAVETERVEEAITHIKRRLLASGEREIASRLIGEWVMDELRKLDQVGYIRFASVYMSFEDVDAFREAIEHLEREPTPEERRNQIPLIDEEEAKD; encoded by the coding sequence ATGCGTTGCCCGTTCTGCTCGCATCCCGATACCCGTGTGATCGACTCGCGTCTCGCGAGCGACGGTGACCAGGTGCGCCGCCGCCGCGAATGCGAGGGATGCGGCGAGCGCTTCACGACCTACGAGGCGGCGGAGCTGAATCTGCCGCGGGTCGTCAAGCGCGACGGCACCCGCGAGCCCTTCAAGGAGGACAAGCTGCGCGCCGGCATGCTGCATGCCCTGGAAAAGCGCGCGGTGGAAACGGAGCGGGTGGAAGAGGCCATTACCCACATCAAGCGCCGCCTGCTGGCCAGCGGGGAGCGTGAAATCGCCTCGCGCCTTATCGGCGAGTGGGTGATGGACGAGCTGCGCAAGCTCGACCAGGTCGGTTATATCCGCTTCGCCTCGGTGTACATGAGCTTCGAGGATGTGGATGCCTTCCGCGAGGCCATCGAGCATCTGGAGCGCGAGCCCACCCCCGAA